A genomic stretch from Mya arenaria isolate MELC-2E11 chromosome 10, ASM2691426v1 includes:
- the LOC128204463 gene encoding uncharacterized protein LOC128204463, whose product MADDRIESTALCSTHPHAYLADVTQRTRLSRGSLSTERDAHVWLGATDEITEGEFVWNVSNQKVNYTDWGPGEPNSNALNIREDCLIYWAHYSWKWADLDCHQKCYFVCEMPYRKICQPQRWQFSTKSAKLFVTCAFIVSSIMSARVFIISDIVSVNISWNYGNMSYIVGKYCTSSVEDNQQHVVLISHLIDGVTFIVILATFLFMYGKILKVLRHHRSQTKVIRSARRNPGPSVYFKADNDEPNVTVLDLDTLSFEGNITQKIRSNVLKTSQSITIRWDRSIEISSNSSSPRLRRVRPNKPEDNLLAKHSNKDIGDFEQGSLYRKAISERRFDRKIAIMLLAVTVGFVVCFTPYFAATFTLRSESRDYDLELSPAIQVALRMPFMNSVINPIIFYACDTKFRYFAKYCCKK is encoded by the exons ATGGCAGATGACAGGATAGAATCAACG GCGCTCTGTTCTACGCATCCACACGCTTACCTTGCTGATGTTACTCAGAGAACGCGTTTATCAAGGGGCTCATTGTCAACAG AAAGAGATGCTCATGTTTGGCTTGGAGCTACAGATGAAATAACCGAAGGGGAGTTCGTCTGGAATGTCAGTAATCAAAAGGTCAACTACACAGACTGGGGTCCTG GAGAGCCCAACAGCAATGCACTCAACATCCGAGAGGACTGCCTGATCTACTGGGCTCACTACAGCTGGAAATGGGCTGACTTGGACTGCCACCAGAAATGCTATTTTGTGTGTGAAATGCC GTACAGAAAGATATGCCAACCACAGAGATGGCAGTTCAGTACCAAGTCGGCAAAGCTGTTCGTAACCTGTGCTTTCATCGTTTCGAGTATTATGTCCGCACGGGTGTTTATAATAAGTGACATTGTAAGCGTGAATATATCGTGGAATTACGGCAATATGTCGTACATCGTAGGGAAGTATTGTACTAGTTCAGTTGAGGATAACCAGCAACATGTCGTTTTGATATCACATTTGATCGATGGTGTTACGTTTATTGTAATACTGGCGACCTTCTTATTTATGTATGGAAAGATACTAAAAGTGTTGCGGCACCATAGAAGTCAAACAAAGGTTATTCGATCAGCGAGACGTAATCCAGGCCCAAGTGTGTATTTCAAAGCCGACAACGACGAACCCAACGTGACTGTTCTGGATCTTGATACATTATCATTCGAGGGGAACATAACACAAAAGATCAGGTCAAATGTTCTGAAAACATCCCAAAGCATTACTATACGTTGGGATAGAAGCATTGAAATATCGTCAAACTCAAGTTCGCCCCGCCTCCGACGAGTGAGGCCAAACAAACCTGAGGACAACCTGTTAGCCAAACATTCTAACAAAGATATAGGGGATTTTGAACAGGGTAGCCTCTACAGAAAGGCAATATCTGAGCGACGATTTGATAGAAAAATTGCAATAATGCTTTTAGCCGTTACGGTTGGTTTTGTCGTATGTTTTACTCCATATTTTGCCGCCACTTTTACATTGCGTAGTGAATCACGAGACTATGACCTTGAACTCTCTCCTGCAATACAAGTTGCCCTGCGCATGCCCTTTATGAATAGCGTTATTAATCCTATCATATTTTATGCATGCGATACAAAGTTTAGGTATTTTGCGAAGTAttgttgcaaaaaataa
- the LOC128206763 gene encoding uncharacterized protein LOC128206763 isoform X2: MGNCLKSCQVSANDHQAQLETNTNVLGTDVDAINDAGGRDKQGISEDAEVYKQDIGALAAREKAEITQPQQQQQQQDEAIIADSTNKQLAQFEKTTEMCVTVIEDAAVRGIERIDDGTDAHMRDLDKHATKKMAEISQSQQQVDDGFRKDLKKILLQHHLNSNSTLFPGPFFHGSVSLEYFYVPPRLSEVLNKMNREKNGPEEEETRPITSLEQLLTPDDTTNQLTIITANAGVGKSSFCKFVSVLWCALHGQKTDTISKFAKSFDIQFDSLKNIPYLLYIPLRDIPTGRTHSIEDIIFAHLEIVIGYQDDDRKNLERIFMDERCLVILDGMDESSLSTLKSPKAKRKYSILITCRPWKLAETELPKYKHVCIDDLNNIARNKLFKHLNTILNTFYRTTFNVEDFFATLETQNLQSLSCNTHVGLQLYCLWQDRNMDVEKSKMNVTLGPTRSHIYADVLEMMFNPKIHERKETQERTQTPALKQKALPTCFDGRKRCKAKSYLIYEIGKIAFKMLVNSSIHFDEATMDLLQEEQFLLDSGLILADRSQKCSTKNKVYRFLHKTYQEMLAAIYMSSLNTESEDWLAFENTFDTVSSPDILAFLCVMNYEQGLRCSELFGDMQREFCREGTLYANEIIEYQDAVQLAYTECVNNGVSNPQLTLRHACVSAFRPQLLHSVSELKSCYIKCSEEISVTTSLLGIEQLNLLAISNEKDYGTDRQTIPTQFLKTLTVLCIYDLNIDNDNLNLASCDLKILILQNLRLKRVTIAPALLENFWVSIKNEIRDNTPPMEVSFAHGAQFSNKLRKLSLDNVTLNETLNIQQCDKLQQLRLDTLTFPDEFHLDLSSNTSLTQIILQNLRLKHATIAPALLEKFWVAIKNKIWDNTPPMEVSFAHDPQFSNKLRKLSLDNVTLNETLNIQQCDKLQLLQLDTLTFPDEFHLDLSSYTSLTQIILQNLRLKHATIAPALLEVFLVYMKKDMVEMISPLEVTFAHGKQFTSKLRKLSLLNVSFNETLFLQQCDKLQLLRLDEILTFNGDFHLDRSSITVFTEVTLQTSHIKNVIITPAQLEL; the protein is encoded by the exons ATgggaaattgtttgaaatcatgCCAAGTATCCGCAAATGATCACCAAGCGCAGTTAGAGACCAATACAAATGTGTTAGGAACCGACGTTGATG CCATTAACGATGCTGGGGGTCGAGACAAACAGGGTATTAGTGAGGATGCAGAAGTATACAAGCAAGACATTGGCGCTCTAGCTGCAAGGGAGAAGGCCGAGATTACACAGccccagcagcagcagcagcagcaggatgAAGCCATCATAGCGG ACTCAACGAACAAACAGCTAGCGCAGTTCGAGAAAACGACAGAAATGTGTGTAACGGTCATTGAAGATGCTGCGGTTCGAGGAATAGAACGTATTGATGATGGCACAGACGCACACATGCGAGACCTTGACAAACACGCTACTAAGAAGATGGCCGAGATATCACAGTCCCAGCAGCAGGTTGATGATGGCTTCAGAAAGG ACCTGAAAAAAATTCTACTTCAACACCATTTGAACAGCAACTCTACACTTTTTCCGGGACCGTTCTTTCATGGCTCAGTGAGCCTAGAATATTTCTACGTTCCTCCTAGGCTTTCGGAGGTATTGAACAAAATGAACAGAGAGAAGAACGGACCAGAAGAAGAGGAGACACGACCTATTACATCCCTGGAACAGCTACTGACACCTGATGATACAACGAATCAATTAACAATCATAACCGCGAATGCTGGTGTTGGTAAATCATCGTTTTGTAAGTTTGTATCTGTTTTGTGGTGCGCATTACATGGCCAAAAAACGGATACAATCAGCAAGTTTGCCAAAAGTTTTGACATTCAATTCgattctttgaaaaatataccCTATTTACTCTACATTCCATTGAGAGATATTCCAACAGGCCGAACCCATTCTATTGAAGACATTATTTTTGCTCATTTGGAAATTGTGATAGGATACCAGGACGATGACCGAAAAAACCTGGAAAGAATATTTATGGACGAACGATGTTTGGTTATTTTAGATGGAATGGACGAATCTTCCTTATCAACTCTGAAATCACCAAAGGCAAAACGGAAGTACAGCATATTGATAACATGCCGCCCATGGAAACTGGCAGAAACAGAATTGCCGAAATACAAGCATGTATGTATTGACGATCTCAACAACATTGCACGAAACAAGCTTTTTAAACACCtgaatacaattttaaacacattttatcgGACCACGTTTAACGTTGAAGATTTTTTTGCCACTTTAGAGACTCAAAACCTACAGTCACTTTCCTGCAACACACACGTTGGTCTGCAACTGTACTGCCTCTGGCAGGACAGAAATATGGACGTCGAAAAAAGCAAAATGAATGTGACGCTAGGACCTACAAGATCACACATTTATGCAGACGTATTGGAAATGATGTTCAATCCTAAAATACACGAAAGAAAAGAAACCCAAGAACGTACACAAACACCCGCTCTCAAACAAAAGGCTCTTCCTACATGTTTTGATGGACGTAAGCGGTGTAAAGCAAAATCCTATTTGATATACGAAATAGGAAagattgcttttaaaatgttgGTTAACTCGAGCATTCATTTTGATGAGGCAACCATGGACTTGTTACAAGAAGAGCAGTTTCTTTTAGATTCAGGACTGATTTTAGCCGATAGGTCACAGAAGTGCAGTACTAAAAACAAGGTGTACCGATTTCTGCATAAAACCTACCAGGAAATGTTAGCAGCAATATATATGTCGTCACTGAACACCGAGAGTGAAGACTGGCTTGCGTTTGAAAACACATTCGATACGGTGTCTTCACCGGACATACTGGCCTTCCTGTGCGTGATGAACTACGAGCAAGGCTTGCGATGTTCGGAATTGTTCGGTGACATGCAGCGAGAGTTTTGCAGAGAAGGTACATTGTATGCCAATGAGATCATCGAGTACCAAGACGCCGTGCAGTTGGCGTACACCGAATGTGTTAACAATGGAGTCTCGAATCCGCAACTTACCCTTAGACATGCATGCGTTTCAGCGTTTCGTCCCCAATTGCTTCACAGCGTCAGCGAACTTAAGTCGTGTTATATTAAATGTTCAGAAGAAATCTCTGTTACAACAAGCTTACTAGGCATCGAACAACTTAACTTATTAGctatatcaaatgaaaaagatTACGGAACTGATCGACAAACTATCCCAACACAATTTCTTAAAACGTTAACAGTCCTATGTATATACGATTTGAATATAGACAATGATAACTTGAACCTGGCCTCCTGTGATCTTAAAATCTTGATTCTACAGAATCTTAGGCTCAAGCGAGTGACCATCGCACCGGCCCTGTTAGAGAATTTCTGGGTCTCcatcaaaaatgaaatacgGGATAACACACCGCCTATGGAAGTGTCATTCGCACACGGCGcacagttttcaaacaaattacgAAAGCTCAGTCTGGACAACGTAACCTTAAACGAAACACTAAATATACAACAGTGTGACAAGCTACAACAATTGCGATTGGACACATTAACATTCCCTGATGAATTCCACTTGGACCTGTCATCCAACACGAGCCTCACACAGATTATCCTGCAAAACCTCCGCCTCAAGCATGCGACTATCGCACCGGCCCTGTTAGAGAAGTTCTGGGTCgccattaaaaataaaatatgggaTAACACACCGCCTATGGAAGTGTCATTCGCACACGACCcacagttttcaaacaaattacgAAAGCTCAGTCTGGACAACGTAACCTTAAACGAAACACTAAATATACAACAGTGTGACAAGCTACAACTATTGCAATTGGACACATTAACATTCCCTGATGAATTCCACTTGGACCTGTCATCCTACACGAGCCTCACACAGATTATCCTGCAAAACCTCCGCCTCAAGCATGCGACTATCGCACCGGCCCTGCTAGAAGTGTTCTTGGTCTACATGAAGAAGGACATGGTAGAGATGATATCGCCTTTGGAGGTGACATTCGCACACGGCAAACAGTTTACATCAAAACTTCGAAAACTCAGCTTGTTGAACGTTTCTTTTAATGAAACGCTTTTTCTACAGCAATGTGATAAACTACAACTTTTGCGATTGGAcgaaatattaacatttaatggCGACTTTCATCTTGACCGTTCATCTATCACAGTCTTCACTGAGGTAACACTACAAACCTCCCATATCAAAAATGTGATCATTACCCCGGCACAGCTTGAGTTGTAG
- the LOC128206763 gene encoding uncharacterized protein LOC128206763 isoform X1 has product MGNCLKSCQVSANDHQAQLETNTNVLGTDVDVCVAAINDAGGRDKQGISEDAEVYKQDIGALAAREKAEITQPQQQQQQQDEAIIADSTNKQLAQFEKTTEMCVTVIEDAAVRGIERIDDGTDAHMRDLDKHATKKMAEISQSQQQVDDGFRKDLKKILLQHHLNSNSTLFPGPFFHGSVSLEYFYVPPRLSEVLNKMNREKNGPEEEETRPITSLEQLLTPDDTTNQLTIITANAGVGKSSFCKFVSVLWCALHGQKTDTISKFAKSFDIQFDSLKNIPYLLYIPLRDIPTGRTHSIEDIIFAHLEIVIGYQDDDRKNLERIFMDERCLVILDGMDESSLSTLKSPKAKRKYSILITCRPWKLAETELPKYKHVCIDDLNNIARNKLFKHLNTILNTFYRTTFNVEDFFATLETQNLQSLSCNTHVGLQLYCLWQDRNMDVEKSKMNVTLGPTRSHIYADVLEMMFNPKIHERKETQERTQTPALKQKALPTCFDGRKRCKAKSYLIYEIGKIAFKMLVNSSIHFDEATMDLLQEEQFLLDSGLILADRSQKCSTKNKVYRFLHKTYQEMLAAIYMSSLNTESEDWLAFENTFDTVSSPDILAFLCVMNYEQGLRCSELFGDMQREFCREGTLYANEIIEYQDAVQLAYTECVNNGVSNPQLTLRHACVSAFRPQLLHSVSELKSCYIKCSEEISVTTSLLGIEQLNLLAISNEKDYGTDRQTIPTQFLKTLTVLCIYDLNIDNDNLNLASCDLKILILQNLRLKRVTIAPALLENFWVSIKNEIRDNTPPMEVSFAHGAQFSNKLRKLSLDNVTLNETLNIQQCDKLQQLRLDTLTFPDEFHLDLSSNTSLTQIILQNLRLKHATIAPALLEKFWVAIKNKIWDNTPPMEVSFAHDPQFSNKLRKLSLDNVTLNETLNIQQCDKLQLLQLDTLTFPDEFHLDLSSYTSLTQIILQNLRLKHATIAPALLEVFLVYMKKDMVEMISPLEVTFAHGKQFTSKLRKLSLLNVSFNETLFLQQCDKLQLLRLDEILTFNGDFHLDRSSITVFTEVTLQTSHIKNVIITPAQLEL; this is encoded by the exons ATgggaaattgtttgaaatcatgCCAAGTATCCGCAAATGATCACCAAGCGCAGTTAGAGACCAATACAAATGTGTTAGGAACCGACGTTGATG TGTGTGTTGCAGCCATTAACGATGCTGGGGGTCGAGACAAACAGGGTATTAGTGAGGATGCAGAAGTATACAAGCAAGACATTGGCGCTCTAGCTGCAAGGGAGAAGGCCGAGATTACACAGccccagcagcagcagcagcagcaggatgAAGCCATCATAGCGG ACTCAACGAACAAACAGCTAGCGCAGTTCGAGAAAACGACAGAAATGTGTGTAACGGTCATTGAAGATGCTGCGGTTCGAGGAATAGAACGTATTGATGATGGCACAGACGCACACATGCGAGACCTTGACAAACACGCTACTAAGAAGATGGCCGAGATATCACAGTCCCAGCAGCAGGTTGATGATGGCTTCAGAAAGG ACCTGAAAAAAATTCTACTTCAACACCATTTGAACAGCAACTCTACACTTTTTCCGGGACCGTTCTTTCATGGCTCAGTGAGCCTAGAATATTTCTACGTTCCTCCTAGGCTTTCGGAGGTATTGAACAAAATGAACAGAGAGAAGAACGGACCAGAAGAAGAGGAGACACGACCTATTACATCCCTGGAACAGCTACTGACACCTGATGATACAACGAATCAATTAACAATCATAACCGCGAATGCTGGTGTTGGTAAATCATCGTTTTGTAAGTTTGTATCTGTTTTGTGGTGCGCATTACATGGCCAAAAAACGGATACAATCAGCAAGTTTGCCAAAAGTTTTGACATTCAATTCgattctttgaaaaatataccCTATTTACTCTACATTCCATTGAGAGATATTCCAACAGGCCGAACCCATTCTATTGAAGACATTATTTTTGCTCATTTGGAAATTGTGATAGGATACCAGGACGATGACCGAAAAAACCTGGAAAGAATATTTATGGACGAACGATGTTTGGTTATTTTAGATGGAATGGACGAATCTTCCTTATCAACTCTGAAATCACCAAAGGCAAAACGGAAGTACAGCATATTGATAACATGCCGCCCATGGAAACTGGCAGAAACAGAATTGCCGAAATACAAGCATGTATGTATTGACGATCTCAACAACATTGCACGAAACAAGCTTTTTAAACACCtgaatacaattttaaacacattttatcgGACCACGTTTAACGTTGAAGATTTTTTTGCCACTTTAGAGACTCAAAACCTACAGTCACTTTCCTGCAACACACACGTTGGTCTGCAACTGTACTGCCTCTGGCAGGACAGAAATATGGACGTCGAAAAAAGCAAAATGAATGTGACGCTAGGACCTACAAGATCACACATTTATGCAGACGTATTGGAAATGATGTTCAATCCTAAAATACACGAAAGAAAAGAAACCCAAGAACGTACACAAACACCCGCTCTCAAACAAAAGGCTCTTCCTACATGTTTTGATGGACGTAAGCGGTGTAAAGCAAAATCCTATTTGATATACGAAATAGGAAagattgcttttaaaatgttgGTTAACTCGAGCATTCATTTTGATGAGGCAACCATGGACTTGTTACAAGAAGAGCAGTTTCTTTTAGATTCAGGACTGATTTTAGCCGATAGGTCACAGAAGTGCAGTACTAAAAACAAGGTGTACCGATTTCTGCATAAAACCTACCAGGAAATGTTAGCAGCAATATATATGTCGTCACTGAACACCGAGAGTGAAGACTGGCTTGCGTTTGAAAACACATTCGATACGGTGTCTTCACCGGACATACTGGCCTTCCTGTGCGTGATGAACTACGAGCAAGGCTTGCGATGTTCGGAATTGTTCGGTGACATGCAGCGAGAGTTTTGCAGAGAAGGTACATTGTATGCCAATGAGATCATCGAGTACCAAGACGCCGTGCAGTTGGCGTACACCGAATGTGTTAACAATGGAGTCTCGAATCCGCAACTTACCCTTAGACATGCATGCGTTTCAGCGTTTCGTCCCCAATTGCTTCACAGCGTCAGCGAACTTAAGTCGTGTTATATTAAATGTTCAGAAGAAATCTCTGTTACAACAAGCTTACTAGGCATCGAACAACTTAACTTATTAGctatatcaaatgaaaaagatTACGGAACTGATCGACAAACTATCCCAACACAATTTCTTAAAACGTTAACAGTCCTATGTATATACGATTTGAATATAGACAATGATAACTTGAACCTGGCCTCCTGTGATCTTAAAATCTTGATTCTACAGAATCTTAGGCTCAAGCGAGTGACCATCGCACCGGCCCTGTTAGAGAATTTCTGGGTCTCcatcaaaaatgaaatacgGGATAACACACCGCCTATGGAAGTGTCATTCGCACACGGCGcacagttttcaaacaaattacgAAAGCTCAGTCTGGACAACGTAACCTTAAACGAAACACTAAATATACAACAGTGTGACAAGCTACAACAATTGCGATTGGACACATTAACATTCCCTGATGAATTCCACTTGGACCTGTCATCCAACACGAGCCTCACACAGATTATCCTGCAAAACCTCCGCCTCAAGCATGCGACTATCGCACCGGCCCTGTTAGAGAAGTTCTGGGTCgccattaaaaataaaatatgggaTAACACACCGCCTATGGAAGTGTCATTCGCACACGACCcacagttttcaaacaaattacgAAAGCTCAGTCTGGACAACGTAACCTTAAACGAAACACTAAATATACAACAGTGTGACAAGCTACAACTATTGCAATTGGACACATTAACATTCCCTGATGAATTCCACTTGGACCTGTCATCCTACACGAGCCTCACACAGATTATCCTGCAAAACCTCCGCCTCAAGCATGCGACTATCGCACCGGCCCTGCTAGAAGTGTTCTTGGTCTACATGAAGAAGGACATGGTAGAGATGATATCGCCTTTGGAGGTGACATTCGCACACGGCAAACAGTTTACATCAAAACTTCGAAAACTCAGCTTGTTGAACGTTTCTTTTAATGAAACGCTTTTTCTACAGCAATGTGATAAACTACAACTTTTGCGATTGGAcgaaatattaacatttaatggCGACTTTCATCTTGACCGTTCATCTATCACAGTCTTCACTGAGGTAACACTACAAACCTCCCATATCAAAAATGTGATCATTACCCCGGCACAGCTTGAGTTGTAG